A region from the Variovorax sp. RKNM96 genome encodes:
- a CDS encoding OmpA family protein: protein MTEDLDAGTEASVPVWAVFGDLMSGLLGAFVLILVCVIGMQLELATKLEAEVKQRRVEAERLQTLEQALAGPLAAGRVTLNNGRIGISGSVLFALNSAELQPEGRQLLKSLAAPLTAYLQARDEILMVSGFTDDRQVRGGNRQFADNWELSAQRALTVTRTLIEEGIPSSAIFAAAFGAEQAVASNADADGRSRNRRVEMAPTPKRSDAKTKPRE, encoded by the coding sequence ATGACCGAGGACCTCGACGCCGGCACCGAGGCATCGGTCCCGGTATGGGCCGTCTTCGGCGACCTGATGTCGGGCCTGCTGGGCGCCTTCGTGCTGATCCTGGTGTGCGTGATCGGCATGCAGCTCGAGCTCGCGACCAAGCTCGAAGCCGAGGTCAAGCAGCGCAGGGTCGAGGCCGAGCGGCTGCAGACGCTAGAGCAGGCGCTGGCCGGCCCGCTCGCGGCGGGCCGCGTGACGCTGAACAACGGGCGCATCGGCATCAGCGGCAGCGTGCTGTTCGCGCTGAACTCCGCGGAGCTGCAGCCCGAAGGCCGGCAACTGCTCAAGAGCCTGGCCGCGCCGCTCACGGCCTACCTCCAGGCCCGCGACGAGATCCTGATGGTGAGCGGCTTCACCGACGACCGGCAGGTGCGCGGCGGCAACCGCCAGTTCGCGGACAACTGGGAACTCTCGGCCCAGCGCGCGCTGACGGTGACCCGCACGCTGATCGAGGAGGGCATTCCGTCGTCCGCGATCTTTGCCGCGGCGTTCGGCGCCGAGCAGGCGGTGGCATCGAATGCCGATGCCGATGGGCGGTCCAGGAACCGGCGCGTGGAGATGGCGCCCACGCCGAAGCGCTCGGACGCAAAGACGAAGCCTCGTGAGTAG